Proteins encoded within one genomic window of Tabrizicola piscis:
- the dxs gene encoding 1-deoxy-D-xylulose-5-phosphate synthase, giving the protein MTPDSRTPTLDRVACPADLKRLNDAELTLLADELRHETIETVSRTGGHLGSSLGVVELTVAIHSVFTTPFDKLIWDVGHQCYPHKILTGRREQMGTLRQKGGLSGFTKRSESDYDAFGAAHSSTSISAALGFAMGRQMGMPVGDTIAVIGDGAITAGMAYEAMNHAGHLKERLFVILNDNDMSIAPPVGAMSAYLNGIAEKGPLAVLRAAAEGIEAALPGPVRDGARRARALVTGMPGGGTLFEQFGFEYIGPIDGHDMGQLLATLRAAKARASGPVLIHCVTVKGKGYAPAEGADDKYHGVAKFDVATGAQVKSKSNAPSYTQVFGDRLTAMAARDPKIVAITAAMPGGTGLDVMARRFPARVFDVGIAEQHGVTFAAGLAASGMRPFCAIYSSFLQRGYDQIVHDVALQNLPVRFAIDRAGLVGQDGATHAGAFDIGFLASLPNMTVMAAGDEAELVHMMATAAAHDQGPIAFRYPRGEGVGVEIPAEGQVLEIGKGRVVREGEALAILSFGAHLSEALLAADLLAEEGIMVTVADARFAKPLDTALIDRLIADHGALVTLEQGAVGGFGAQVLQYLAGSGGLDRGRLIRTMTLPDKFIDQASPAQMYAEAGLTAADIAATLRGLAAKLEHRPLPLARPRLI; this is encoded by the coding sequence ATGACCCCCGACAGCCGCACCCCCACCCTTGACCGCGTGGCTTGCCCCGCCGATCTGAAACGCCTGAACGATGCCGAGTTGACGCTTCTGGCCGATGAGTTGCGGCACGAGACGATCGAGACGGTCAGCCGTACCGGCGGGCATCTGGGGTCCTCCCTCGGGGTTGTCGAACTGACGGTGGCGATCCATTCCGTCTTCACCACGCCGTTTGACAAGCTGATCTGGGACGTGGGGCACCAGTGCTATCCGCACAAGATCCTGACCGGGCGGCGCGAGCAGATGGGGACCTTGCGGCAGAAGGGGGGCCTCAGCGGTTTCACCAAACGGTCCGAAAGCGACTACGACGCCTTTGGCGCGGCGCATAGCTCTACCTCGATCTCGGCGGCCTTGGGCTTTGCCATGGGGCGGCAGATGGGGATGCCGGTGGGGGATACGATTGCCGTCATCGGCGACGGGGCGATCACGGCGGGCATGGCCTATGAGGCGATGAACCATGCCGGGCACCTGAAGGAGCGGCTGTTTGTCATCCTGAATGATAATGACATGTCGATTGCCCCTCCGGTGGGCGCGATGTCGGCCTATCTGAACGGAATTGCGGAAAAAGGCCCGCTGGCTGTGCTGCGCGCGGCTGCCGAGGGGATTGAGGCGGCGCTTCCCGGCCCGGTGCGCGATGGCGCGCGGCGGGCGCGGGCGCTGGTGACCGGCATGCCCGGCGGCGGCACGCTGTTCGAGCAGTTCGGCTTTGAATACATCGGCCCGATTGACGGCCATGACATGGGCCAGCTTCTGGCAACGCTGCGGGCGGCCAAGGCGCGGGCCTCGGGGCCGGTGCTCATTCACTGTGTCACGGTCAAGGGCAAGGGCTATGCCCCCGCCGAAGGGGCGGATGACAAGTATCACGGTGTGGCAAAGTTCGACGTGGCGACGGGCGCGCAGGTGAAGTCAAAGTCGAATGCGCCCAGCTATACTCAGGTGTTCGGGGATCGGTTGACGGCGATGGCCGCGCGCGACCCGAAGATCGTGGCGATCACTGCCGCGATGCCGGGTGGCACGGGGCTGGACGTGATGGCCCGCCGGTTCCCGGCGCGGGTGTTTGACGTAGGCATTGCCGAACAGCATGGCGTGACCTTTGCCGCGGGCCTTGCCGCATCGGGGATGCGACCGTTCTGCGCGATCTATTCCAGCTTCCTGCAGCGCGGCTATGACCAGATCGTGCATGATGTGGCCTTGCAGAACCTGCCGGTCCGCTTTGCCATCGACCGGGCGGGGCTGGTGGGGCAGGACGGGGCAACGCATGCCGGGGCCTTCGACATCGGGTTCTTGGCCAGCCTGCCAAACATGACCGTGATGGCTGCCGGGGATGAGGCGGAGCTTGTCCACATGATGGCCACTGCCGCCGCGCATGACCAAGGGCCAATCGCGTTCCGCTATCCGCGTGGGGAAGGCGTGGGGGTCGAGATCCCGGCCGAAGGGCAGGTGCTGGAGATTGGCAAGGGCCGCGTCGTCCGCGAGGGCGAGGCGCTGGCGATCCTGTCGTTCGGCGCGCATCTGTCCGAAGCGCTGCTGGCGGCTGACCTTCTGGCCGAGGAGGGGATCATGGTCACCGTGGCCGATGCCCGCTTTGCCAAGCCGCTGGACACCGCGCTGATCGACCGGCTGATCGCCGACCATGGCGCGCTGGTCACGCTGGAACAGGGGGCTGTCGGCGGGTTTGGCGCGCAGGTGCTGCAGTATCTGGCCGGGTCGGGCGGGCTTGACCGCGGGCGGCTGATCCGCACGATGACCCTGCCGGACAAGTTCATCGATCAGGCCAGCCCGGCGCAAATGTATGCCGAGGCGGGGCTGACGGCTGCCGACATTGCCGCCACCCTGCGTGGCCTTGCGGCAAAGCTGGAGCATCGGCCCCTACCGCTGGCGCGTCCGCGGCTGATCTGA
- a CDS encoding protein-L-isoaspartate O-methyltransferase family protein codes for MSDFASRRVMMVDTQVRPSDVTKFPIIDAMLSVPRELYVPSDRREAAYVGENLDIGPGRVVLEARTLAKLLDALDIQPDELVLDLGCGLGYSAAVIARLADTVVAVEEDATQAADAQRLLSEEGVDNALVIAGPLVNGAAKHAPYDVMTVQGGVETIPQPLLDQLKDGGRVGAVFMDGVLGTAMVGFKADGHISWRPVFNATAPVLDGFRKARGFTL; via the coding sequence ATGAGTGACTTTGCCAGCCGCCGCGTGATGATGGTGGACACGCAAGTCCGCCCCTCCGACGTCACCAAGTTCCCGATCATCGATGCGATGCTGTCGGTCCCGCGTGAGCTTTACGTTCCCAGTGACCGGCGTGAGGCGGCTTATGTCGGCGAAAATCTGGACATTGGTCCCGGGCGTGTCGTGCTTGAGGCGCGGACGCTGGCCAAGCTGCTGGACGCGCTGGACATTCAACCGGATGAACTGGTTCTGGATCTGGGCTGCGGACTTGGCTATTCGGCCGCCGTCATCGCGCGGCTGGCGGATACCGTCGTTGCGGTCGAGGAAGATGCGACACAGGCGGCGGATGCACAGCGCCTGCTGTCGGAAGAAGGCGTGGACAACGCGCTTGTGATTGCCGGGCCGCTGGTCAACGGCGCGGCAAAACATGCACCCTATGACGTGATGACCGTGCAAGGTGGGGTGGAAACCATTCCGCAACCGCTGCTGGACCAGCTGAAGGACGGCGGTCGCGTGGGCGCCGTGTTCATGGACGGGGTTCTTGGCACCGCGATGGTTGGGTTCAAGGCCGATGGCCACATCAGCTGGCGCCCGGTCTTCAACGCGACGGCCCCGGTGCTTGACGGCTTTCGCAAGGCGCGCGGCTTTACCCTTTAG
- a CDS encoding TolC family outer membrane protein: protein MRSWCRAMVVMVAGVLAAPMAGAETLTDALIAAYRNSNLLDQNRAVLRAADEDVALAVSSLRPVVAFSGQAGWRRAEVDTLAGPSVSEGLSSSLSLSADLTLLDFGRNRLGIEIARESVLATRQALIDVEQQVLLGAVSAYVDVRLAQEVVALRQSNLRLITQELRAAEARFEVGETTRTDVAIAQARLAASRSALAAAEGDLLIARESYKAATGAYPGRLAPLPRSPALPRTLEEAQSVARATHPLILQGQRLVTIADLQLQLAEAATKPTVGVGATLGLDQDGNDSQSFGLTLNQTIYAGGRLSALLRQAIAGKDRSRAALQQTAVGILQNVGVAWANLAVSAASIQASDEQIRAAQTAFDGVREEAAAGARTTLDVLDAEQELLDARNARLQAEAQRYVGVYQVLSTMGLLTVDHLQLGIATYDPEAYFDAVKTAPSHSVQGKKLDRILEKIGN from the coding sequence ATGCGTAGTTGGTGTCGGGCGATGGTGGTGATGGTGGCGGGCGTCCTTGCCGCGCCGATGGCCGGGGCTGAGACCCTGACCGATGCCCTGATTGCCGCCTATCGGAATTCCAACCTGCTGGATCAGAACCGCGCAGTGCTGCGCGCCGCGGATGAGGATGTGGCCCTTGCCGTGTCAAGCCTGCGGCCGGTCGTGGCGTTTTCCGGCCAGGCGGGTTGGCGGCGGGCTGAGGTGGATACGCTTGCCGGTCCGTCGGTGTCCGAGGGGCTGAGTTCATCCCTGTCGCTGAGCGCCGATCTGACCTTGCTTGACTTCGGGCGCAATCGTCTTGGGATCGAGATTGCCCGGGAAAGCGTGCTGGCAACCCGGCAGGCGTTGATTGACGTGGAACAGCAAGTGCTTCTGGGCGCGGTGTCGGCCTATGTCGACGTCCGGCTGGCGCAAGAGGTTGTGGCGCTGCGGCAAAGCAACCTTCGGCTGATCACTCAGGAACTGCGCGCTGCCGAAGCCCGCTTTGAGGTGGGCGAGACGACGCGCACGGATGTGGCAATTGCCCAGGCACGGCTGGCCGCGTCACGTTCGGCGCTGGCGGCGGCTGAAGGGGACCTGTTGATCGCGCGTGAGTCCTACAAGGCCGCGACCGGGGCCTATCCGGGCCGTCTGGCACCCTTGCCACGGTCTCCGGCCCTGCCGCGCACTCTGGAAGAGGCCCAAAGCGTAGCGCGCGCGACGCACCCGCTGATCCTGCAGGGTCAGCGTCTGGTCACCATTGCCGACCTGCAGCTGCAGCTGGCCGAGGCTGCGACCAAACCCACGGTCGGCGTTGGTGCAACCCTTGGGCTGGATCAGGATGGCAACGATTCACAATCCTTTGGTCTGACGCTGAACCAGACGATCTATGCCGGTGGCCGGTTGTCGGCGCTGCTGCGGCAGGCCATTGCCGGTAAGGACCGGTCGAGGGCGGCTCTGCAGCAGACTGCAGTCGGCATCTTGCAGAACGTCGGTGTGGCATGGGCGAACCTGGCGGTGTCGGCGGCGTCGATCCAGGCGTCGGACGAACAGATCCGCGCCGCGCAGACCGCGTTTGACGGCGTGCGTGAAGAGGCGGCTGCCGGTGCGCGGACCACCTTGGACGTCCTTGACGCCGAACAGGAACTGCTGGACGCGCGCAATGCCCGCCTGCAGGCCGAAGCGCAGCGCTATGTCGGTGTCTATCAGGTGCTGTCGACCATGGGCCTGTTGACCGTGGACCATCTGCAACTGGGCATCGCGACCTATGATCCGGAAGCCTATTTCGACGCGGTAAAGACCGCCCCGTCGCATTCCGTTCAGGGCAAGAAGCTTGACCGCATTCTGGAAAAGATCGGCAACTAA
- a CDS encoding DUF6280 family protein: protein MLDTIDSTAFNFEQGQRARKLFAAVVLAALDDAIADDKKYGNGPDQIARWARSRDGREVLSCAGIDPNERVVKGLMEFVSKGVRTSVALSREESERRHALEAETAEAA, encoded by the coding sequence ATGCTGGATACCATCGACAGCACCGCCTTCAACTTCGAGCAAGGACAGCGCGCGCGCAAACTTTTTGCCGCCGTGGTTCTGGCTGCGCTGGATGATGCGATCGCAGATGACAAGAAATACGGCAACGGCCCTGACCAGATCGCCCGTTGGGCCCGGTCGCGCGACGGGCGCGAAGTGCTGTCCTGCGCTGGCATCGATCCGAACGAACGGGTCGTGAAGGGGCTGATGGAGTTCGTCTCGAAAGGCGTGCGCACCTCGGTCGCCCTCAGCCGCGAAGAATCCGAACGCCGTCACGCGCTTGAGGCTGAGACCGCCGAAGCCGCCTGA
- the efp gene encoding elongation factor P, producing the protein MPKINGNEIRPGTIVEHDGGLWASVKVNHVKPGKGGAFAQVELKNLRDGRKLNERFRSEDKVEQVELEMKDQQFLYETDGRLVFMDNETYEQIELDAELLGDRRPFLQDGMTVSVQYFGDEPLNVTIPQKVTCKVVETEPVQNGQTASKSYKPAVLDNGVRIMVPPFINVDEMIIVHTELMEYSERA; encoded by the coding sequence ATGCCAAAGATCAACGGAAACGAAATCCGCCCCGGGACGATCGTCGAACATGACGGGGGGCTTTGGGCCTCGGTCAAGGTGAACCACGTCAAGCCCGGCAAGGGGGGCGCATTTGCGCAGGTGGAGTTGAAGAACCTGCGCGACGGCAGGAAGCTGAACGAACGCTTCCGGTCGGAAGACAAGGTGGAGCAGGTCGAGCTTGAGATGAAGGATCAGCAGTTTCTTTATGAAACCGACGGGCGGCTGGTGTTCATGGACAACGAGACCTACGAGCAGATCGAACTGGACGCCGAATTGCTGGGCGATCGTCGGCCGTTCCTGCAGGATGGGATGACCGTGTCAGTCCAGTATTTCGGCGATGAGCCGTTGAACGTGACCATCCCGCAGAAGGTGACCTGCAAGGTGGTCGAGACGGAGCCGGTGCAGAACGGCCAGACCGCCAGCAAATCCTACAAGCCTGCGGTGCTGGACAATGGCGTGCGCATCATGGTGCCGCCGTTCATCAACGTCGATGAGATGATCATCGTCCACACCGAGTTGATGGAATACAGCGAGCGGGCCTGA
- a CDS encoding YgfZ/GcvT domain-containing protein produces the protein MHGEAAPDRTVWAVTGPDALTFLQGLVSNDLRPLETAPGIVWCALLTPQGKYLADFFVVRPPEALPDNALLIDIATALAPATLRRLTMYRLRAAVQIAPSPLQVQRGLGVPPQGALPDSRHPALGWRAWTDSEGASPTVDWDAIRVAHLIPESGVELVPDDSYILEMGFEPLHGVDFRKGCYVGQEVTARMKHKTELRKGLARVSVQGSAPVGTEITAGERTVGRLYTQSNGFGIAYLRHDWVTPIMQAGTATVSPTTET, from the coding sequence ATCCATGGCGAAGCAGCACCCGACCGCACCGTCTGGGCCGTGACTGGCCCCGACGCACTGACCTTTCTGCAGGGCCTTGTCTCCAACGACCTGCGCCCATTGGAAACCGCGCCGGGTATCGTCTGGTGCGCGCTCCTGACCCCGCAAGGCAAGTATCTGGCCGATTTCTTCGTGGTCCGCCCGCCTGAGGCCCTGCCGGACAACGCCCTCCTGATCGACATCGCCACCGCACTCGCCCCCGCCACCCTACGCCGCCTGACCATGTACCGGCTGCGCGCGGCTGTGCAGATCGCCCCCTCGCCGCTGCAGGTCCAGCGCGGCCTAGGGGTTCCGCCGCAAGGCGCCCTGCCCGACTCGCGCCACCCAGCCCTTGGTTGGCGGGCCTGGACGGACAGCGAAGGCGCATCCCCAACGGTCGACTGGGACGCGATCCGCGTGGCGCATCTGATCCCCGAAAGCGGGGTCGAGCTGGTGCCGGATGACAGCTACATCCTTGAAATGGGCTTTGAGCCGCTGCACGGCGTCGACTTCCGCAAGGGCTGCTATGTCGGTCAGGAAGTCACCGCCCGGATGAAACACAAGACCGAATTGCGCAAGGGCCTTGCCCGGGTCAGCGTTCAGGGCAGCGCACCGGTGGGAACCGAAATCACCGCCGGGGAAAGAACCGTGGGCCGCCTTTACACCCAAAGCAACGGCTTTGGCATCGCCTACCTGCGGCATGACTGGGTCACCCCGATCATGCAGGCAGGCACGGCGACCGTCAGCCCGACCACCGAAACCTAA
- a CDS encoding ABC transporter ATP-binding protein yields the protein MLLAFGLMALEGSTLGLLAYMIQPLFDKVFATGGTGMLVWVGGAILGLFLLRAITSIAGRWLLARVNQNAAGAMQADLVRHLLTLDAGFFQTNSPGQLIERVQGDTQAAQGAATLVIGGVGRDLVSLVGLFTVAIFIDPVWTIAALVGTPVLLLPALTLRRYIRRKSMHMREQAGLRATRLDEIFHGIQAVKLNQMEDYQAKRFQTIIQRIIRAEVKSALGRAAMPGLVDVVTGVGFFAVLMLGGREVAEGTRTTGEFMAFFTAMALTFQPIRRLGDLAGLWQVAEASLERIFILFDTRPTGSRPAVSHARPAAGAPEVRFADVHFSYPDRPVLNGLTFTAEAGKVTALVGSSGAGKSTVFQLISALIEPQAGRILIGGVDVSEMSLFDQRALLASVSQDAALFDETLRENLLLGRTNLGEARLATALSDAEVSGFIASLPQGLETPAGPRGSALSGGQRQRIAIARALLADAPVLLLDEATSALDTRTEAAVSAALARAQAGRTTLVIAHRLSTVKGADKILVLDQGRVVEEGTHDALLAKAGLYAQLHQAQLRD from the coding sequence ATGCTGCTGGCCTTCGGGCTTATGGCGCTGGAGGGGTCCACGCTGGGCCTTCTGGCCTACATGATTCAGCCGCTCTTCGACAAGGTCTTCGCGACCGGCGGCACGGGTATGCTGGTCTGGGTCGGCGGTGCGATCCTTGGGCTGTTCCTGTTGCGGGCGATCACCTCGATCGCCGGGCGCTGGCTGCTGGCCCGGGTCAACCAGAACGCCGCCGGGGCGATGCAGGCCGATCTTGTTCGCCATCTCCTGACCCTTGATGCCGGGTTCTTCCAGACCAATTCGCCCGGACAACTGATCGAGCGGGTTCAGGGCGACACCCAGGCGGCACAGGGGGCTGCCACGCTCGTCATCGGTGGTGTCGGGCGCGACCTCGTGTCGCTCGTCGGCCTTTTCACCGTGGCGATCTTTATTGACCCGGTCTGGACCATCGCCGCCCTTGTCGGCACGCCCGTCCTCCTTCTGCCCGCCCTGACGCTGCGGCGCTACATCCGGCGCAAGTCGATGCACATGCGCGAACAGGCCGGGCTGCGCGCCACGCGGCTGGATGAGATCTTTCACGGGATTCAGGCCGTCAAGCTGAACCAGATGGAAGACTACCAGGCCAAACGCTTCCAGACGATCATCCAGCGCATCATCCGGGCCGAGGTGAAATCCGCCCTTGGCCGCGCCGCCATGCCGGGGCTGGTCGATGTGGTCACCGGCGTTGGCTTCTTCGCCGTCCTGATGCTGGGCGGCCGCGAAGTGGCCGAAGGCACCCGCACAACCGGCGAATTCATGGCGTTCTTCACCGCAATGGCGCTGACCTTTCAGCCGATCCGCCGTCTGGGCGATCTTGCGGGCCTGTGGCAGGTGGCCGAGGCCAGCCTTGAACGGATCTTCATCCTGTTCGACACCCGCCCAACCGGGTCGCGCCCCGCTGTCAGCCATGCCCGCCCGGCCGCTGGGGCGCCAGAGGTGCGCTTTGCCGATGTCCACTTCAGCTATCCCGACCGCCCGGTGCTGAACGGCCTGACCTTCACGGCCGAGGCGGGCAAGGTGACGGCACTCGTCGGCAGTTCCGGCGCCGGAAAGTCGACGGTGTTCCAGCTGATCTCCGCCCTGATCGAGCCGCAGGCGGGCCGCATCCTGATCGGCGGCGTCGATGTGTCTGAAATGAGCCTGTTCGACCAGCGCGCGCTTCTGGCCTCGGTGTCGCAGGACGCAGCGCTCTTTGATGAAACCCTCCGGGAAAACCTGCTGCTCGGGCGCACCAATCTGGGCGAGGCGCGCCTTGCCACAGCCCTGTCCGATGCCGAGGTGTCGGGCTTCATCGCATCGCTGCCACAGGGTCTGGAAACCCCGGCCGGGCCGCGCGGATCGGCCCTGTCCGGCGGCCAGCGCCAGCGCATCGCCATCGCCCGCGCCCTGCTGGCCGACGCGCCGGTCCTCCTGTTGGACGAGGCGACCTCGGCGCTCGACACACGGACCGAGGCCGCAGTGTCGGCTGCCCTCGCCCGCGCGCAGGCTGGACGCACGACGCTGGTCATCGCGCACCGGCTGTCCACGGTGAAGGGCGCAGACAAAATCCTCGTCCTCGATCAGGGAAGGGTCGTGGAAGAGGGCACGCATGACGCGCTGCTGGCCAAAGCCGGGCTATACGCGCAACTCCATCAGGCACAGTTGCGTGACTGA
- a CDS encoding pyridoxal-phosphate-dependent aminotransferase family protein, translating into MSLAHGRPYLAIPGPSVIPDRVLRAMHQGSPNIYEGHLIEMVAGLFPDLRVVAGTTGHVAMYIGNGHAGWEAANANLFSRGDKALVLAVGQFGLSWANSARAMGIEVEVLDFGKSTPADMGQVEAALRADTGHKIKAVLTTHVDTASSIKTDIPALRKAMDAAGHPALLAVDCIASLGCDEYRMDDWGVDVTVAACQKGLMTPPGMAFVWFSEAARQRCAGSDLASPYWAWGPRAEPTEFWQIWDGTAPTSHLYGLRAALDMIREEGLPQVWARHRVLAGAVWAAFDAWGAGNPAIGMNVADPAHRGWSVTAARLGAPHATRLREWCETKAGVTLGIGLGMAPSTDPAYHGFLRVAHMGHVNAHMTLGALAVMEAGMVALEIPHGPGALAAATQVVAKGA; encoded by the coding sequence ATGAGCCTTGCCCACGGCCGCCCCTATCTGGCCATTCCCGGCCCCTCGGTCATCCCCGACCGGGTGTTGCGCGCGATGCATCAGGGTTCGCCCAACATCTATGAGGGTCACCTGATCGAGATGGTCGCGGGGCTGTTCCCCGATCTGCGGGTGGTGGCGGGGACCACGGGCCATGTCGCGATGTATATCGGCAACGGCCACGCGGGCTGGGAGGCGGCGAATGCCAACCTTTTCAGCCGCGGCGACAAGGCGCTGGTGCTGGCGGTGGGCCAATTCGGCCTGAGCTGGGCCAACAGCGCCCGCGCCATGGGGATCGAGGTCGAGGTGCTGGATTTCGGCAAATCCACCCCGGCGGACATGGGGCAGGTCGAGGCGGCGTTGCGGGCTGACACGGGCCACAAGATCAAGGCGGTGCTGACCACGCATGTCGATACCGCGAGTTCGATCAAGACCGACATCCCGGCCCTGCGCAAGGCGATGGATGCGGCGGGGCATCCCGCACTTCTGGCGGTGGATTGCATCGCCAGCCTTGGCTGCGATGAATACCGGATGGACGATTGGGGTGTCGATGTCACGGTGGCCGCCTGCCAGAAGGGGCTGATGACACCGCCCGGCATGGCCTTTGTCTGGTTCTCGGAAGCTGCGCGCCAGCGCTGTGCCGGGTCTGACCTTGCCAGCCCCTACTGGGCTTGGGGGCCAAGGGCCGAACCGACTGAGTTCTGGCAGATCTGGGACGGCACTGCGCCCACCAGCCATCTCTACGGGTTGCGGGCAGCGCTGGACATGATCCGTGAAGAAGGTCTGCCGCAGGTCTGGGCCCGCCACCGGGTGCTGGCCGGCGCCGTCTGGGCGGCTTTTGACGCGTGGGGCGCGGGCAATCCTGCCATCGGGATGAACGTGGCCGATCCGGCGCACCGGGGCTGGTCGGTCACCGCTGCCCGGCTGGGCGCGCCCCACGCCACACGCTTGCGCGAATGGTGCGAGACGAAGGCGGGCGTGACGCTGGGGATCGGCCTTGGCATGGCGCCGTCAACGGACCCGGCCTATCACGGCTTTCTTCGCGTAGCACACATGGGGCATGTGAACGCGCATATGACCTTGGGCGCGCTTGCGGTGATGGAGGCGGGGATGGTCGCTTTGGAGATCCCGCATGGGCCGGGGGCGCTGGCGGCGGCGACGCAGGTTGTGGCCAAAGGCGCCTGA
- a CDS encoding MBL fold metallo-hydrolase gives MGWFQTREVAPGVFVTLEPAVAEMFRAAMVTVRGRDRDLQFDFGCGLVALRPCLPLSGGPVLAVASHAHVDHIGGLHEFTDRMGHAAEAAGFAGLPGVETFAEEFRDWPDLVAKDPAPGWLPADWQLRPALLTGTLDEGDRIDLGDRQFTVLHLPGHSPGGIGLLDEASGLFLSGDAIYDDDILDDLPGASIPDYVATMDRLRHLDCRLVIGGHGPEMDRPRMVAIAEAYLRKRG, from the coding sequence ATGGGCTGGTTCCAGACGCGTGAGGTCGCGCCCGGCGTTTTCGTAACGCTTGAGCCTGCCGTGGCCGAGATGTTTCGCGCCGCGATGGTTACCGTCCGGGGCAGGGATCGCGACCTGCAGTTCGATTTCGGCTGTGGCTTGGTGGCCTTGCGGCCCTGTCTGCCTTTGTCGGGTGGCCCGGTGCTTGCCGTGGCCAGCCATGCCCATGTCGACCATATCGGCGGGCTTCACGAATTCACCGACCGAATGGGCCATGCCGCCGAAGCTGCGGGCTTCGCGGGCCTGCCGGGGGTGGAGACCTTCGCCGAGGAATTTCGGGACTGGCCTGACCTCGTCGCAAAGGACCCCGCGCCGGGGTGGCTGCCTGCTGACTGGCAACTGCGCCCGGCGCTCCTGACCGGCACTTTGGATGAGGGGGACCGGATTGACCTTGGTGACCGCCAGTTCACCGTGTTGCACCTGCCAGGCCATTCCCCCGGCGGGATCGGCCTGCTGGATGAAGCGAGCGGGCTGTTTCTGTCCGGTGACGCGATCTATGACGACGATATTCTCGACGATCTTCCGGGCGCCTCGATCCCTGATTACGTGGCAACGATGGACCGCCTGCGCCATCTGGACTGCCGGCTGGTCATCGGGGGGCATGGGCCAGAGATGGACCGCCCCCGCATGGTGGCGATTGCCGAGGCCTACCTGAGGAAACGTGGCTGA
- a CDS encoding gamma-glutamyl-gamma-aminobutyrate hydrolase family protein, translating to MGIIGNSFLLNDHYPVHSGGTMNSAAVAEVAGCLPLIIPTDPRLVSVQDLLDLCDGFLLTGGRPNVHPSEYGEDETPAHGCFDRCRDAITLPLIRACVDRGQPFLGICRGFQEVNVALGGTLYPEIRDLPGRMNHRMPPDGTLEEKFALRHPVTFTEDGPFHRLLGAREVMTNTLHGQGIARAAAQVVIDGHAPDGTPEAIYVKDAPGFTLSVQWHPEWNAANDPVSRPLFQAFGAAVAAWADQRYASATPHLTA from the coding sequence GTGGGGATCATCGGCAACAGCTTTCTGCTGAATGACCATTACCCGGTGCATTCCGGCGGCACGATGAATTCTGCCGCCGTGGCCGAGGTTGCGGGCTGCTTGCCCCTGATCATTCCCACCGACCCAAGACTGGTGTCGGTGCAGGATTTGCTTGATCTGTGTGACGGGTTCCTGCTGACCGGCGGCCGCCCCAACGTCCACCCCAGCGAGTATGGCGAGGATGAGACGCCTGCGCATGGCTGCTTTGACCGCTGCCGTGATGCGATCACGCTGCCCCTGATCCGCGCCTGCGTTGACCGGGGCCAGCCGTTCCTTGGCATCTGCCGTGGCTTTCAAGAGGTGAACGTGGCCCTTGGCGGCACGCTATACCCCGAAATCCGCGATCTGCCGGGCCGGATGAACCACCGCATGCCGCCCGATGGCACGCTTGAGGAAAAGTTTGCCCTGCGCCACCCGGTGACCTTCACCGAAGACGGGCCGTTCCACCGCCTGCTGGGCGCGCGCGAAGTGATGACGAACACGCTGCATGGCCAAGGCATTGCGCGGGCTGCGGCGCAAGTGGTGATCGACGGCCACGCGCCCGATGGCACGCCCGAGGCGATCTACGTCAAGGACGCGCCGGGCTTTACCCTGTCGGTGCAGTGGCACCCTGAATGGAACGCGGCGAACGACCCCGTGTCGCGCCCGTTGTTCCAGGCCTTCGGTGCTGCCGTCGCCGCTTGGGCCGACCAGCGCTATGCAAGCGCCACCCCGCACCTGACGGCCTGA